A region of the Kaistia geumhonensis genome:
TCGGCCGCAACGGCGCCGGCAAGAGCACGCTGCTGCGGCTCCTGAACGGGCTCTACCAGCCGGAGAGCGGCGCCATCGTCGTCAACGGCAACGCGACCTCGGATACCCCGGTCCATCTTCTCGCCCGGTCGATCGGCACCGTGTTCCAGGCGCCGGAGCAGCAGATCTTCAACGCCAAGGTCATCGACGAGATCGCCTTCGGGCCGAAGCAGCTCGGCCTCACCGGCAAGGCGCTCGACGAGCGCGTCGCGGATGTTCTCCAGCGGATCGGGCTCGCCGGAGAGGCGGAGACGCATCCCCTCGACATCGACGCCTCGGCGCGCCGCATGGTGGCCATCGGCTCTGTGCTCGCCATGCAGCCGCCGGTGCTGCTGCTCGACGAGGCGCAGCGCGGCCTCGACAAGGTGGCCATCGACCGG
Encoded here:
- a CDS encoding energy-coupling factor ABC transporter ATP-binding protein, producing the protein MLTVDDVTFAYAPGAPVLSDVTFHVPPGQVVAIVGRNGAGKSTLLRLLNGLYQPESGAIVVNGNATSDTPVHLLARSIGTVFQAPEQQIFNAKVIDEIAFGPKQLGLTGKALDERVADVLQRIGLAGEAETHPLDIDASARRMVAIGSVLAMQPPVLLLDEAQRGLDKVAIDRLATIIADEKARGTTVLLVCHDMDFVARNADRVLGLAKGRLAADRPTEAFFTDAALTAEVGVEVPDMVSLSAALGLAPTLSPERFAAAWMARNEA